The following proteins come from a genomic window of Bactrocera tryoni isolate S06 chromosome 1, CSIRO_BtryS06_freeze2, whole genome shotgun sequence:
- the LOC120780363 gene encoding uncharacterized protein LOC120780363 gives MRSFIVLCLLATTFADKLGYNYQPVPHSSEGLSFTPGALIGPAPNTLAPVAPAPVASAPVAPAPVQIEYEKEFYTYTAPQEETNDAADIGNIANSLKKNLRVIFIRAPENKALENAAVNLAKQTTEEKTAIYVLTKQADIGSLAQKLQNIGTQSSSKPEVHFVKYRTPQDAEKAQQAIQQQYESLPGSSHHSNGGSAQVLNFASQAPATAAPAPVAPGSQYLPANAVPSAAYLPPSLRRFRN, from the exons gTCCTTTGTTTGCTGGCCACAACTTTTGCCGATAAACTAGGCTACAACTACCAACCAGTGCCGCATTCTTCAGAGGGCCTGTCCTTTACACCAGGCGCCCTTA TTGGACCTGCTCCAAATACTCTTGCTCCAGTTGCTCCGGCTCCAGTTGCTTCAGCTCCAGTTGCCCCTGCCCCAGTCCAGATAGAATATGAGAAAGAGTTCTACACTTATACGGCGCCACAAGAAGAAACTAACGATGCTGCCGATATCGGAAACATTGCCAATTCATTGAAGAAAAATCTGCGTGTTATCTTCATCAGAGCGCCAGAAAATAAGGCTCTCGAAAATGCTGCTGTTAACCTGGCAAAACAAACGACTGAGGAGAAAACTGCCATCTATGTGCTCACCAAACAGGCTGACATTGGCAGCTtggcgcaaaaattacaaaatatcgGAACACAATCCAGCTCCAAACCAGAAGTACACTTCGTGAAGTATCGTACACCACAAGATGCCGAAAAAGCCCAACAAGCTATCCAGCAACAGTATGAAAGTCTACCTGGCTCATCACATCACTCCAACGGGGGTTCTGCGCAAGTACTGAACTTTGCTTCGCAAGCGCCGGCAACAGCTGCACCAGCACCAGTAGCACCTGGCTCCCAATATCTACCAGCTAATGCAGTGCCTTCGGCAGCGTATCTGCCACCAAGTCTCCGCCGTTTCCGCAACTAA